The Paraphotobacterium marinum genome segment TGCAACAAATGAAATTTTTATTTTGACAAAAATCTTGGAAACAAAACTAATTATTGAATCCAAGATTATTTTTTTAGCGAATTAATATTCAATGAGATATAAGTTTTTAGAATAGATATAATTTAGTGCATCATTCATTGGGAAACCTTTTACATATGGTTTTACAATTGTTGTTGCAGAAGTTTGAAACCATGTTACAGCAGGATAATCCTTATCTAAAATTTCCTGCATTTTTTGAAAAAATACAATTCGTTTTGTCAAATCTTCTTCCATAAATGATTTTTCGATCAATTGATCGAAATCTTTATTGGAATAACCACCTGAATTTTGAGAGCCTCCTGTTTTTAAGTTTCCATAAAACGCCATAGGATCGTTAAAATCTGCAACCCATCCTTGACGTGCCATCTCCCAGTTTCCTGTATCGAGGGTATTCAAATATGTCTTAAACTCTTGATTAGTGATGGTTACTTGTACCATTGGTAATGCCTGCTGAATCATGGCTGCAATTGCGGACATTTGTTTTTGTCTTTCATCACTTGTTGGATAAAGTAAACTAAATTTTAGTGGCTTATCTTGACTGTAACCTGCTTTTTTAAGAAGTTCTAATGCCTTTTCTTTTCTTTGCTCGGGATTCATCGATTGATATGGTGACTTAATACTTTTAAAATTAGCTGTACCCTCAACAGCAAAATTATACAAGGGCTTTGTTGCTCCTCCCATTACAAATTTTGACAATGCTTCTTTATCAATAACCAAAGAAATAGCTTGTCTCACATCTACATCGTTAAAAGGTGGTTTTTTAACATTAAAAATTGCATACTCACTTGTTAAAAAAGGGGTTATTTTCAATTGATCTCCATATTCTTTTTGAAGACTTTTAAAAAAATCACCTCCAGGCAACTGCCAACCAGTCATGTCTTCACCATTTGATTTATAGCGATTAACGTCAGCAACTCTATCATTTATAACAAGATACGTCACTTTTGTAATTATTGTATTTTTATTGTCCCAATAAAATTTATTTTTCTCGGTTACAATTTTTTCATTTATAACGTGATTAGTTAATTTATAAGCTCCATTACTAACTATATTTTTGGGATCTGTCCACTTATCTCCCCATTTTTCAATAACTTGTTTAGGTAATGGAAACATAACTGTTTGACCAAGCATACCTACAAAATATGGCGTTGGCTTAACTAAAGAAACCTCTAAAGTATGAGCATCCTTAGCTTTAACACCAAGGTCAGTCGATTTTAATTTACCATCAATAATTTCTTTTGCATTTTTAATGTTTGCAACTTCAAGATAGAATGAATATGGTGAAGCTGTCTGAGGATCTACGGCCCTTTGCCACGAATAAACAAAATTGTCAGCAGTTACTGGTGATCCATCGCTCCATTTTGCGTCATCTCTCAAGTAAAAGGTATAAGTTAAGCCATCTTTACTCATTTCCCATTTTTTAGCAACACCTTCTGACGGTTCTCCATTATCATTAATGGTAATTAAACCCTCAAAACAATCTATAGCTACCCTTGCTCCATAAGTATCTTCAATTAATGTAGGATCTAGGGAGCCCGGTTCTGCTTGATTATTAAATGTTATTTGCTGATTTTTTGCTAATTTTGCACCTTCTGGAACCTCAGCAGCAAAAGAAGTTGAAGTAAAAATAAATAAAAAGAACCAATAAAACAAATGTTGAATTAATTTATTCATAATAGTAACCAGTCAATTTAAATATTAATTAAAGTATTAATGAGAACTGGAATTTTTCAAAAAAATAATACAAAAAAAATGAGAATTGAGGCTTTTTAAACTTATATAAAAATAATAAAAAAAAACCTCAATCAGAATTGAGGTTTTTATGAGCTTATATTAAAAATTAATTAGTGTTTAACTAAATATAAATCTTTAGAATAAACATAATTTAAAGCATTATTCATTGGATACCCCTTAACATAAGGTTTAACTAAAGTTGTAGCTTTAGTTTGGAACCAAGTAACCGCAGGGTATTCTGTTGATAAGATTTCTTGCATTTGATTAAAATATTTTTTACGTTTATTTAAATCTTGCTCTAAATATGAAGCTTGAATAAGGTCATCATATTTTTTGTTTGAAAAACTACCATAGTTAGATGGTGAACCAGACACCAAGTTTCCGTAGAAAGTCATTGGATCATTGTAATCTCCAACCCAACCATTTCGAGACATTTGCCAATCATTAGTATGAAGTGTTGATAAGTATGTTTTCCATTCTTGAACTTCAATTGAAGGTTTAACAAATGGAACAGCCTGGGAAATCATCGCTGCTACAGCTTCGATTTCTTTTTTACGCTCATCACTCGTAGAATATAAAATACTAAATTTCAATGGATTACTTGCATTATACCCTGCTTCATTCAACAGTTTTGTTGCCATTGCGATGCGTTGTTCTTGTGTCATCGTCTGATACGGTGTTTTAATAGGTGAGAAGTTTGCTGTTCCAGCTGGTGCAAAATTATATTGAGGAGCCGTCGCACCACCCATCACATATTTTGACAATGCTTCTTTATTAATTACTAAGGAAATCGCCTTTCTTACTTTCACATTATTAAATGGTGCAACTTTAGTATTAAAAAGAGCGTATTCATCAGATAAAAATGGAGTAATTTTAAGTTGTGAACCGAAGTTAGCTTGTATTTGTTTAAATACTTCTCCACCTGGTAATTGCCATGCACTAATATCTTCGCCACCAGATTTATAACGATTTAAATCTTGATTTCTATCTGGAATTACTAAATATACAACCTTATTAATAACTGTATTTTTATTATCCCAATATTTTGGATTTCTAACAGAAACTATTTTTTCATTTACAACATGTTTTGAAAGCTTATATGCGCCATTTCCGACGAAATGTTCTGGTTTAGTCCATTTGTCACCCCACTTCTCAACAGTAGCTTTTTGGACTGGGAACATACATGCGTTTGATAGCATACCAATGAAGAATGGAGTGGGTTTTTCAAGTTTTACAACTAAGGTATAGTCATCTTTAGCAACAACTCCTAACTTACTTGCAGGCATTTTTCCATCAACAATTTGAGCAGCATTCACAATATTACCCATTTGTGGATAATAGGCATAAGGTGCTCCAGTTTTTGGATCAACTAATCTTTCCCAACTATAAACAAAATCTTTTGCAGTAACAGGAGAACCATCAGACCACTTCGAATCTTTTCTTAAATGAAAAGTATATGTTAGTCCATCTTTACTTTCTTCCCATGATTTTGCAACTCCAGGAACAGGGTTACCATTACCATCAACGTTGACCAATCCCTCAAGTAAATCATCTAAAATTCTATTGGCGTAAGCACCTTCATTTAACTGTGGATCTAGGGTTTGAGGTTCAGCTTGGTTATTAAATGTTAGGGTTTGATCTTTAGCTAACTCAGTTCCAGCAGGCACATTCGCAGCGAAAGAAGATGTAGACAACATACCCAACAGAGCTGTTGCAATAAGGGTTTTTCTTAAACTTTTATTGTTCATTTTTAGTCCTTGTGTGTTTGTAAAAATATTTTTTTTTTATTTTTTTAACACAAATGAACAATAATTTAAAGAAAAAAGTTAAAATTTATATAAGTTTTATTTATTAATAGTAGAAAAAAAATAAATCTAAAGGCACAAAGTCCTTAAAAAACTTAGCTTTATTGAAGTTATTTTAATCAATTTTTTTGATACCTTTATATAATGCCTGCATAGGTTTTTGATTATCACATAAATCCATAAAATATTGCTCGGCTTCAACATCCGAGTTAGCTTCAAATTCTACTTGAACCTCTTCACTAAAGCCAAAACATTGTACAGCGTATCCAACGTATTTCATGCCTACCACCTATCAGTAGATTAATATTAACAATTTAATTATAGCTAAAAAATGTTAAAAATTGACTTTATTTTTTAAAATTTATTCAGTGCGTCGAAAAATTTTAAAAATGTAACCGACTAAATAAATAGAACATAAAATCATAGTGATTAAAAAGCTTGTTGGTATATTAAAGTAAAATGTAATTACAAGTGATAACCAGATTGATATTAAAGAAATAATAATACTTGTAAATATCATTTTAAATACATTATCACACCACTGAGTTGCTATTGCACCTGGAATAATCATAAGTGCAAAAATTAAAAGAGCTCCAACAATTTGACAGCCCATTGAGACTGAAATTGATAACAAAAGCGTAAAATAAACATTTATATTTTTCATTGGAAACTGATAGGCTCTTGCTAACTCCGGATCAATAGTTGTGAAAATAAAAACTCTATATAAAATAGAGATACCTATAAAAACGATGACACATGAACCCAGTAGAATCCAAATCTGTTCCAAACTAATGGACAAAATATTTCCAAATAATATACTCATCACACTTCCAGAATAATTATTTTGAAAAATAAATAGAAAATAGGCACCTAAACCAAGAAAAAAAGATAGAATTACACCCACAGAAAGATCATTTTTTTTAATTTTATCTCCAAATAATCCAATTAAAATAGCAACAATTGCATTAATAACCAGTTGTCCCACAACACCTGGAAGCCCTACTAAAGCCGAACCAGCAGCACCTGTCAAACTTGTATGGCCAAGTGCATGAGCTGCAAAAGAGCTTCTTCTTAAAATTACAAAAACACTCATTAAACCACATAAAATACCAATCATGGTCCCTGCTATAAAAGCATACTTCATAAATTCGTAGTTAAACATAAAGACAGCTCTCCAGATTTTCAATAGTTTTGTGATAATGTAACTGCTGTTCACTAAAATGCATGAAACCATCTAATTCTTGGTATACTTCTCTCATTTCATGTGAAATCATCAAAACATTTAACTCTCTTTGTTCTCGAATACGGTGAAGGGATGCAATAAAAGCTCTTTTAGATTTAGGATCAAGATCTGCAAGTGGTTCATCTAGTAAAAGTAATTTAGGTTGACTGATTAAAGATTGGACTAGAAATATCCTTTTTTTTTGTCCTCCTGATAAAGTTAAAAACGGTTGATGAATATAGCTTCCAACATCTACCAAATCTATTAAATTATTCAGAAAATTACGATCAATTTTTTTTTGCTGTTTAATCTGGGGAGAGCTTAAAGTATATTTCACTAGGGAGTAACCCGTCATTTTATCTGGCAAATTTAGCTCTCTTTCTTGAGGGATATAACTAATGAGATTATTTGAGTTCTCTGGCTTTTGATTAAAAATTAATATCTCACCTCTCAGAGGTTTAATAATACCTAAAAAAGTTTTAAATAAGGTTGTTTTTCCAATACCATTTTTCCCAACAACTCCTAACCATTTGTTATCAGAAATTTTAAGGTTTATGGGATTAGTTATGGGTTTGTGATAACCCAAAACCAGATCTTTCATTTCTATCATAGAGAATATAAGAATATTTTAAAATGATACAATATACCAAATCGAATGGTATAATGCATCATTTAAAATTTATTAATTCTTTATAATATCTTTTGCCTCATATCTATTGGAAAAAAGTTTTCTTAATGATAACAGTGAAATTAATAGAAAAAATGACACAAAAACCACTGTAAATTGTAAGATACTGCTTAAAGGAATAAGGCCCATCAAAGATACGATTAAAGTTGCTGCGCCCACATTTATAAAGGACATAACGCCACTCCCAATGGCTTTATCTGCTAGGGATTTAGTGGCTAAATAACTCCCTGGACCCATAATAGCACCTAAAAAAAGATAGAAGAACATTGCCATTACAAAAAATAGTGATGTACTCACAATATATCCTAGAGCAATTAAAACCCATACAAAAAGTAGTGGAATCATCATAATCAATAGTAAAAATATCGTCCTTTCAGGAGATGTTTTTTTCATCAAATAATTAGATAAAAAACTACCCCCAATCATCCCTATTGTATTTATAAAACTATATGATCCATACTCTTGTGGAGAAAGAGTTAAAACTTGAGAGCAATATATAGGTGAAAAAGCTGTATATCCATAGGAGAAAATAGCTAACAAACTAATTATAAAAGCATAAAAAATTAAATTTTTATCTTTAAAAGCATTACTATAATCTTGAAAAATATTTTTAATATTTATACTTTTTTGTTCTGTAAGTGTTTCCTTAAATTGCCAAGTTAGGAAGAACATTACTATACCGTGGAACAATAAAAGCCAAAAAATACTATACCAACTAAAATATTGAGTAATTAAACCACTTATAAAAATTATAAGGCTAATCCCAACGCTAAATGCAAAAACTGAGAAAGAAAGAGCTTGTTTAGCTTTTTCTTTACTTAAACTTTCATGAATTAAAGTATATGTTATTGCTAAGCCAGCTGAAGCACCGAGAGCACTTAAAAACCTCCCTAGTATAATTATCCCAAATAAATTTAAATAACCGGCTATTAAACAAATGATTGAACCTATAATGTATATTAACAATCCCGCTCTCAGGGTATTGAGACGTCCAAACCTATTGGCAAATGGTCCATATACCAATTGTCCGATTAAGTAACCTACTAAAAAAACAGATACAATAGCATTCGTCATCACATCTGAAAGATGCATAGATATTTTAATATCATGTAATCCTGGTGAAATTGCAGCTGCTGCTAAGGAAGCAATACTTATATAGGTCAATAACAAGCCTATTTTTAGATTGTTCATTTCGTTACTCCAAATAATTATAAATTGGAGTCATTTTACAAAACATGGAGGTTTCAAATTATAATTATTAAGACGAAGTATTGTTCAATTCGGACATGTTTATTTATGGAACCAGCCATCTTGTCATTTGGAATTTTGACAAAAAATGAACAGTGGCAAAGGATAGAGTAAAACTAATGATCCCCCAAAGTAAAATATTAAAAATAGTTGGACCAATATAAATATCATAATTTCTTGTTGGCCACAAAAATATGGGATGTATTAAGTAAATACCCAAGCTGTATTTGCTAATTAATGATAATTTTTTTTGTATTTTAATAGAAATATAACCACTAAGCTGCCTGACAATTAAAAAAATCATAGTCGCAATCAAGACTGTATTGAGTGTCTTGTATGAAAACCATAATCCAATATCATATGTTTGAGATATGAAACTGTCTTTTAAAACAAAATAGTTAGATATGATTAAAGATACCAAACCCAATAAACAAAAAATAAAATATTTAAGTTTTTATTTAAATATAAATAATACCCTAGTAATAGAAATCCACCATACATAAACAAATCATTAGTCCAGAACCCTTGAATAGAAAGCAAATACATTAAAGTTAAAACTAACCAAATCAAGATAATAAACTCCACAGAGTTATTTTCTGTATTTGTTTGAACCATGTACCTAAGAAAAGGAATAATAAAATAAAGAGGAATAAAATAATAAAAAAAACCCAAATGATAATAAGCCTCATGATGATAAAGGTTTTTGAGTGTACTTAAAAATATATCATACTCAAAACCAGCACTTGTGAGACCCGATAAAACTGTAAAAAAAAGTGACCAAACTAAAAATGGAATAAATACTTTAAAAACTCTTCTTTTGATAAAGTAATTCAAATCAAATTTTCTAGTGTCACTCAACATTAGTGCACCTGTAATCATAATAAAAACTGGTACAGCCCAACGAAGAGAACCATTCAACCCAATTGCCATTGCCCATTCATAATCAGGTATTTTTCCAATTTGTTCTCTATAAGGTCCTATTGAATGGATTAATACAACAGCGACGCAGCCAACTACACGCAAATTATCAAAAAAAGTAATTTTTTTCATTGTAACTCAAACTTTTTACACATAATAAAAATGTAGAACAACTTGAAAAAAAATGCTTACTTTCTTGTCGTTAAACGAGTTTATCTAATTAATTTGAAATGACATACAAAAAACCTTTATTATCTTGCAGTGAATATTATATATTAATTGATATACAATAAAGTTTAAAAAGTACGCTATGAAACAAATAGAAGTAGCCCCTGAAGAACATATTAAATTTATTGATGAATCAAAACTTCCTTTGATAACAAACCCATTTAATGAAGAGTGGAATCATTATGAACATTCACACAATAAAACACAAATTACCTTCGTGGATAATGGACTCTTAAAAGTTAATATTGATAATCAGATATATTTAATTACTTCAGGTTTTTTGATTTTGATACCACCAAAGTTCAATCACTCTGTCGAAATTCAAAAAAACTCAAAATTACTGACTGTTTTCACAGAGACACAACTAATGATTAAACCAAATTGTATAATGGCCACTCCTTTCTTAAAATCACTGCTAATTAAGCTTGATAATACATTCCCAAATGAACAATTACCAAAACAATTAGCCAATTCTTTTTCAGAAATACTAAAACATGAAATAAAAGATATTAGCTCAGAAACAAATTATAAAATGCTTGTGCCAAAAAATAAAAAGCTTGTTTCAATAATTTCTTATATTGACGCCCATCTATCTGAAAAATTATCCTTATCAGACATATCTTCTCGCTTTTTCATATCAGATAGACATTTAAGTCGCTTATTTAAGAATGAAACAGGGCTTTCTTTTTCAGACTGGATTCAAAAATATAAGTTCTTAATATCAGTGAATAGGTTATCAGTTGCAAAAAGTACTACTGTCGTTGCAAAAGAGTTAGGTTATGATAGTGATAGTTCTTTTATTAAAATGTTCAAAAAGTTTACAAATGGAAAAACACCATCCAAATTTTTTTAAAAAAATGGAAACCCAAAGTACGTATTTTGCACTATGGGTTGAGAGAATTATTCAATTCTAAAGTTACTTTAAAACTTTATCAATTGCGTCTAACTCTGATAAAAACCATGTATTAACATCAGTAACACCCTTTGGAAGAGTTTCAGTTACACCGACAACAGGTACATTATTTTTCTTAGCTAAGTCTTGAATATTAGTCGTTACTGGATCCGTTACTTGGCTATTGTAAAATAAAACCTTAACCTTTCCATCTTTGATATTGTTTTGATATTCTGCTAATGCTTTTGCAGATGGATCTGCATCATTCATTATTGTCCACTGAACATCTTTCCCAACCATATCAAATCCTAGTGCGTCTGCCATGTAGCCAAAAACTGGTTCAGTTGCAGTAACTGTTACGCCTTTTGTTTTAGATTTAAGTTGCTCTATTTTAGCTAATACCTTTTGATGTTCTTTTAAGAAATTTTGAAGATTAGATTCAAAATAAGCTTTTTCTGCTGGCATTATTTCGGTAAAAGTTACAACTAACTTCTTGGCTAAAGTTGGGAAAGTTTGAGGATTATACCATAAGTGAGGGTTCGCATCTTTACTCGTAATATTCATCAATTGGCTTACTTCAATCACAGATCTTTTACCATCTTTATTTTTAGTATTTAGTAGTGTCTTACTCCATGGATCATAATCAACACCATTAAAGATAAAAACTTGAGCATTCGTCATAGCTTTACTTGTTTTTGCGGAAGTTGTAAATAAATGTGGATCTGCATCAGGGTTATTCAAAATACTTTCAACATGAACATATTTGCCACCAATGACATTTGCTACAGAGCCATAAAAGTTTTCAGCAGCAACAACATTAATTTCGTTAGATTTTGCAAGTGCTAAACTTGAACACACTAATAGGACTAGACCTAAAATATACTTTTTCATTTAAATTCCTTAGATATGATATAACATCACGGTAATTCTATAATATATATTTTTTTTTCAATATAATTTATATTGGCATTGAACTAATTAATAAAATTACACTCAAAATTATGTCTTATTTATTTAGAAGGAATCTAGAATGAAAACAAAAAATATAATAATGTCAGTAGTATTTCTTGGTATTGTTTCAACTGGTGTTTATGCCGTTACTGCAAACAAATCAAGTCAACAAAGTAATTTAACAAAAAAAAATCAAGAAATTCACTTATATACATCTGCATCGACAAGTTCAAAAGTTATACAAGACTACCCTCTTACTAAAAGTTTTGTTGTAATTTATCAAGATCCTAAAAACAAGGATTGGTTTAAAGTCGGTGACCAAAGAAATGGTCAAGTAGGCTGGATTAGCAACACACAATATAATCAAGCAGTAAGCAATTATCAAAAATCTTTATATAACGAAGATCATTTTAAAACACAATCCGTTTATATTACAGAGACGCGTACGAAGGATAACAAGCCAAAAATGAATATTGAGGTTTACCAAAATGGTAAAAAATTATCTGAAAAAGAGGCTCAGAAGGTCTACCAAAATATAAAAATAAACGAACAGAAATCGTCAAGAGAGTTTATGCAAGAACAAAAAGCCATTAATTACCAAGTCCACCTAATGAATCAACAAATGGATGAATTAGATAATCATAATATGATGTTTAATTAATACATAATAAAGCCCTTAAATTTATTTGATTTTTGTTATAAAATATCATTAACCAATTTTTTTAAGGGTAGCAATATGACTAATCAGCAAAAAACATTTTCCACTATTGAAACTCATTGTTTGCGTGAGGATGTCAAATTAACTCCCAAGAGAAAAAAATTCTTGATATTTTATATAAATCAGAAGCGCCTTTATCCGCTTATGAAATAGCCGATTTATATAATCATGATGAAAAAAAACCAATGCATGCCATGTCAATTTATAGAATATTAAACTTATTTCTTGGAATAAATATTATTCATAAATTAGCATCACAAAATAAATACATCTTTTGCTCACACATAACTTGTGATCACAACCATGTTGCTCAACAATTCCTTATTTGTAAAAAGTGCAAAAAAGTAAAAGAGATTGAGTTAAATCCAGCTCTAATAAATGAGCTGAATGCAAATATCAAAAAATCTGGATTTCAAATCGATGGTCCTCAACTGGAAATCGACTGCATATGTGAAAAGTGTGCTAGAGATGACATTTTGTAATATCATTTTTTGGAATTTAAATTTAACCCTTTTTCATAAATTTCATTCATTTTTTTGTGCTTATCCCTATTGCAAAACATAATTTTAAAATAAAATTCATACATGATTGAAAAACTATTCCATTTTTTTCAAATCTTATGGCTGATGTTTGAGAAACAAATTCTATTCGAATAGGCTTATAAACCTTTTTTAATAGATTACAAAGTACTGTGTCTTCAAAAATCTCATGAGGTGGCATGTGATTAATTTCATCTAAAATATGTTTTTTAACAAAAATACAATGATCCAAGTAGTAAATTTTTCTTATATCTCCACGAATATAATTTGAATACCATGATGTAAATTTATAAAACCATCGTTTTTCAATAAAATTATGAGTTAGTGCTCCCCAATGAAAACTTTGATGATGTTCTTTTAAAAAATCAATTGCACGAATATCTATCAGCGAACGGGGATGATGATACAGAATTATATCCCCATTAGCTCTTTTGGAACCATATGATAGCCGTTTGCCACGAGATTGAAGTGGAACAGAATAATATGTAATTGAATAATTTTTAATTTTACCTAAAAAATCACTCTTACTGTCAAGATCTACCACAATAACTTCAATATTTTTCAAGCTTCTTAGGTTCTCTAGAGTTTGAAAAAAAATATTATTTTCACCATCGTTATGGGTTGGAATAATTATACTGATTAACATTTATTAAAACTTTACTCCATTAACCAAATCAAGAGGTAATTGGTAGGATTTGGTATTTTGAACCAAGTCTTGTCCGAACTTAATTAGAAGCAATTCTGATTCATCCATCTTAATATCTGTAAAATTAAATACAGGAAAATTTGATGCTCCAATTATACGCCGCATAATTTCACATCCACAAAACTTGATAGATTCAAACCATAATTTATCAAAATATTGCTGGAGTTCTGAACTAGTTTTCAAGTTATCTTCTAAAATAGAAAATTGGTCTTTAAAACCATTCCAAAAATCATTCAAAAATTCTAACACCTTCAATCGATCCTGGCCTGGCACAACTAAAATAACTATAATATGGGCTATAAAAACACCAATATCAAAAGAAGAAGGGCCAAAGCAACAGAACTCATGATCAATTATTTTGATACTATCATTTAAATTTGACATCACGCTACCAAGATGAAAGTCGCCATGAATTAAAGACTCTGTATCATTTATATATTTAACTTTTAATTTTTTTATTTCATCTAATAAATATTTATTATTTTGTATCAATTCAACTTCTTTAACTAAATGTAAACCATAGTTGTTAGTTTCATGCTCTTCATATGGATAATTAAAGATATAATCAATATGTAGATTTTTTAGATTGTTATCTTGAAAAATCTTTTGTTGATGACCCATCAATTTACTTTTACCGTATTTGTCCTGAGTTAAGAAAATCATATGAGCCAAAAACTGTCCTATCTTACCAAAGTTAATATGATCCGTTTTTAAAGAAAGCCTTGTTAAAGTTTCATGCTCATGTAAATATTCCATGATAATGAATTTA includes the following:
- a CDS encoding phosphotransferase, coding for MEDLLDIKEDLTFTVSEIFKIPPENINANRINDGNMNYVFKFCSDEIKNSMIIKKSVNYIPCLGKNYYLSSDRILVEIEFYNFLNKHLQMFSPKIFKYSKLNKFIIMEYLHEHETLTRLSLKTDHINFGKIGQFLAHMIFLTQDKYGKSKLMGHQQKIFQDNNLKNLHIDYIFNYPYEEHETNNYGLHLVKEVELIQNNKYLLDEIKKLKVKYINDTESLIHGDFHLGSVMSNLNDSIKIIDHEFCCFGPSSFDIGVFIAHIIVILVVPGQDRLKVLEFLNDFWNGFKDQFSILEDNLKTSSELQQYFDKLWFESIKFCGCEIMRRIIGASNFPVFNFTDIKMDESELLLIKFGQDLVQNTKSYQLPLDLVNGVKF